A section of the Paenibacillus odorifer genome encodes:
- a CDS encoding polysaccharide deacetylase family protein translates to MASKEPDTILMIELLSLEHEQAGYQIEVGLTRNVGYARSKLTIDEFTYEQLKALGPFSGGRMRLSLYPKWDPFRNSYYSTLIIMNRAYSETLYFACSEYYVTQLLQLKQQDYPQAEEERVVQTMLPSTEPGHRISRKKTKRIGLVALLCLMFACLIFVLPLRMDGQLVDSAEALEEPVLGADSEPLLSVPFVTLAQTISVHNQQAEPTPEPSAPPQEQTLPYEKYELPENEFLYSLPKGYVALSFDDGPSKYTKEIVDILVEHKVAATFLFIGNKVAHNAEAVRYANEHKMSVGSHSWDHSKMTANSVEENRNNLAKTNQALEQITQSPITIFRPPYGAINDKLTAKVTEQQMKVLLWNRDPEDWNVKNPEDILQYVHHADPSGGVYLFHEKKITVEALPAIIKYFQEKNLKFVVFK, encoded by the coding sequence ATGGCATCTAAGGAACCGGACACCATTCTAATGATTGAGTTACTGTCGCTTGAGCATGAACAGGCCGGTTATCAGATTGAGGTAGGTCTAACCCGTAATGTTGGGTACGCAAGAAGCAAGCTCACCATAGATGAATTTACATACGAACAATTGAAGGCGCTAGGTCCCTTTTCCGGAGGGAGAATGAGATTGTCGCTGTATCCGAAGTGGGATCCTTTTCGGAATAGTTACTACAGCACACTGATTATAATGAACAGAGCATACAGCGAAACATTGTATTTTGCCTGTTCTGAATATTATGTAACCCAACTTCTTCAATTAAAGCAGCAGGACTATCCTCAAGCAGAAGAGGAGAGGGTAGTTCAGACCATGCTTCCCTCTACAGAACCAGGGCATAGGATAAGCAGAAAGAAGACCAAACGAATTGGACTGGTTGCACTGCTGTGTCTCATGTTCGCTTGTTTGATATTTGTGTTACCTCTGCGAATGGATGGACAACTCGTAGATAGTGCTGAAGCGCTGGAGGAACCCGTATTAGGGGCCGACTCTGAGCCATTACTTTCGGTGCCGTTCGTTACCCTTGCGCAGACGATATCGGTTCATAACCAGCAAGCCGAGCCTACACCAGAACCTTCGGCCCCTCCTCAGGAACAGACATTGCCGTACGAAAAGTATGAATTACCCGAGAATGAATTTTTGTATAGCTTGCCAAAGGGTTACGTTGCCTTGTCATTTGATGATGGACCGTCAAAGTATACGAAAGAGATCGTAGATATTCTAGTAGAACATAAGGTGGCTGCCACCTTTTTATTCATTGGGAATAAGGTAGCTCATAATGCGGAAGCCGTTAGGTATGCTAATGAGCATAAGATGTCGGTTGGGAGTCATTCGTGGGATCATAGCAAAATGACTGCTAATAGCGTTGAGGAGAACCGGAATAACTTGGCGAAGACTAATCAGGCGCTGGAGCAAATTACACAATCGCCGATTACTATTTTTCGGCCGCCATATGGGGCGATCAATGACAAGTTAACCGCCAAGGTGACGGAACAGCAGATGAAGGTATTATTGTGGAATCGTGATCCCGAGGATTGGAACGTCAAGAACCCAGAGGATATTCTTCAATATGTTCATCATGCCGATCCGTCCGGCGGAGTCTATCTATTTCACGAAAAGAAGATTACTGTAGAAGCTTTGCCTGCTATCATTAAGTATTTCCAAGAGAAAAACCTGAAATTTGTTGTGTTTAAATAG
- a CDS encoding glycosyltransferase has product MKNKNLMLKLTLLCMFLVVSVTPRIADAAAAKEKKSSHKQCLTPSVIELKDNLRKLWIDHVVWTKNYIVSAFADSEDKEKVLARLLQNQQDIGDAFKPYYGEAVGDKVAQLLREHILIAGKVLDAVKAGNQADVEKYNKEWYTNADDIAKFLSSQNPKYSYEQLKEMLHEHLELITDDVTARVKKDWDAEIVAFDKGLEHMIMFADILTEGLIKQFPDKFN; this is encoded by the coding sequence TTGAAAAATAAGAATTTGATGTTGAAGCTAACCTTATTGTGTATGTTTCTGGTTGTAAGTGTTACACCTAGAATTGCTGATGCTGCAGCAGCTAAAGAGAAAAAGAGCTCCCACAAGCAATGCTTAACCCCTTCCGTAATTGAGCTTAAGGATAATCTTAGGAAGTTATGGATCGATCATGTGGTATGGACAAAAAATTACATTGTTAGCGCCTTTGCAGATTCCGAGGATAAGGAGAAGGTACTGGCAAGGCTGTTACAGAATCAGCAGGACATAGGGGATGCCTTTAAACCGTATTACGGTGAGGCAGTTGGAGATAAGGTAGCTCAATTATTGCGGGAGCATATTCTTATTGCCGGAAAAGTCCTAGATGCTGTGAAGGCTGGAAATCAGGCCGATGTGGAAAAATACAATAAAGAGTGGTATACCAACGCCGATGACATTGCCAAGTTCCTTAGTAGTCAGAATCCCAAATATTCTTATGAACAATTAAAGGAAATGCTTCATGAACATCTGGAATTGATTACTGATGACGTGACGGCTAGAGTTAAAAAGGATTGGGATGCCGAAATTGTCGCATTTGATAAAGGGCTGGAGCATATGATCATGTTCGCAGATATCTTAACCGAGGGATTGATCAAACAATTTCCCGATAAATTCAATTGA